One part of the Synechococcales cyanobacterium T60_A2020_003 genome encodes these proteins:
- a CDS encoding bifunctional (p)ppGpp synthetase/guanosine-3',5'-bis(diphosphate) 3'-pyrophosphohydrolase: MGALIHATHFAAFKHRHQRRKDDVTPYINHPIALMQILWNESNIDDTVVILAALLHDTVEDTDTTFAELESTFGSEVTEVVRQVTDDKSLPKSARKQLQIDHAPHLSDRAKLVKLADKTANLRDMAISPPADWPLQRQYDYFEWAKTVVDRLRGVHPKLEALFDQAYHDGLTCLNQRRAIALSAEES; the protein is encoded by the coding sequence ATGGGTGCATTGATCCATGCCACCCACTTTGCAGCCTTCAAACATCGCCATCAGCGTCGTAAGGACGATGTGACGCCCTACATCAACCACCCGATCGCCCTCATGCAGATCCTATGGAACGAGTCGAACATTGACGATACGGTCGTGATTCTCGCAGCACTGCTGCACGATACCGTCGAAGATACCGACACAACCTTTGCGGAACTGGAATCAACCTTTGGTTCGGAGGTCACCGAGGTTGTCCGCCAAGTCACCGATGACAAATCCCTACCAAAATCCGCCCGCAAGCAGCTTCAAATCGACCATGCGCCGCATCTGAGCGATCGCGCCAAGCTCGTGAAGTTAGCGGATAAGACTGCTAATTTGCGAGATATGGCCATATCCCCACCTGCAGACTGGCCACTTCAGCGGCAGTATGACTATTTTGAATGGGCAAAAACGGTGGTCGATCGCCTGCGAGGCGTGCATCCCAAACTAGAAGCATTGTTTGATCAGGCCTATCACGATGGATTGACGTGTTTGAATCAACGGCGGGCGATCGCCCTCTCTGCGGAGGAATCCTAG
- a CDS encoding acyltransferase family protein, with product MQALLRFIPAFKPFWDLYRQASLAPATSLDGWSLEDRDPQVIEQLLPAMDWLYRYYFRVRTSGWEHIPPEGKVLLIGSHNGGLAAPDLYMMMHDWYQTFGVHRPVYALMDPTIWKALPGLARLATQVGTLRAHPKMAIAALHHNASLLIYPGGVQDVFRPYSERNTIHFHGRRGFIKLALQTETPIVPLISHGAHATLIVLADIYPQIQQLHQWGVPWLFGIDPEVCPIYLGLPWGIAIGPLPNIPLPVQIHTRVCHPIVFDRYGEAAAQDKAYVQACYDLVQNQMQSELDRLVQESCVSP from the coding sequence ATGCAAGCACTGCTCCGTTTCATCCCAGCGTTCAAACCCTTTTGGGATTTATACCGACAGGCCTCCCTGGCTCCGGCCACGAGCCTAGACGGTTGGTCACTGGAGGATCGCGATCCGCAGGTCATTGAGCAACTCTTGCCCGCGATGGACTGGCTCTATCGCTACTACTTTCGGGTGAGAACCAGCGGTTGGGAGCATATCCCTCCAGAGGGAAAGGTGCTATTGATTGGGTCTCACAACGGTGGACTCGCTGCGCCTGACTTGTACATGATGATGCACGACTGGTATCAAACCTTTGGGGTTCACCGTCCCGTTTATGCCCTCATGGATCCCACGATCTGGAAAGCCCTACCGGGACTCGCCCGCCTCGCCACTCAGGTCGGAACGCTCCGGGCTCATCCCAAAATGGCGATCGCCGCTTTGCACCACAACGCTAGCCTATTGATCTATCCGGGGGGCGTTCAGGACGTGTTTCGACCGTACTCAGAACGCAACACCATTCACTTTCACGGTCGTCGAGGATTTATTAAACTCGCCTTACAAACAGAGACACCGATTGTTCCGTTAATTTCCCACGGAGCCCACGCTACCCTGATTGTCCTAGCGGATATCTATCCTCAAATACAGCAACTTCATCAGTGGGGGGTGCCGTGGTTGTTTGGCATCGATCCTGAAGTTTGCCCCATTTACCTCGGACTTCCCTGGGGCATTGCGATCGGGCCACTGCCCAACATTCCGCTACCCGTTCAAATTCATACGCGGGTCTGCCATCCCATTGTGTTTGATCGGTATGGAGAAGCGGCAGCTCAGGATAAAGCCTACGTTCAGGCGTGTTACGACTTGGTGCAGAATCAAATGCAATCTGAACTCGATCGTTTGGTTCAAGAGAGTTGCGTATCCCCTTAG
- a CDS encoding GTP-binding protein, giving the protein MTSAVTSDSTQAMGDLKRGLPVTIITGFLGSGKTTLLNHILSNQEGLKTAVLVNEFGEIGIDNDLLITTGENDDNMVELSNGCICCTINNDLMDAVYRVLERQDQIDYLVVETTGLADPLPIALTFLGTELRDLTRLDSIVTVVDSENYSLDLFNSQAAYNQIAYADILLLNKTDLVDEADLDLLETKIRDVKQDARILRTTKAQVPLPLILSVGLFESDRYFETESDQHHDHHDHSNCDHDHGHCEHEHHDHDHHDHSNCDHDHGHCEHDHDHHHSNHLEIDGFTSISFQSDRPLSIRKFQHFLDNLLPASVFRAKGILWFDESPKRHIFHLSGKRFTLDDEEWKGEPKNQLVLIGQNLDQETLRQQLEDCICIPSVNRGKGFGK; this is encoded by the coding sequence ATGACTTCAGCGGTTACTTCCGATTCAACCCAAGCGATGGGCGACCTCAAGCGAGGACTCCCCGTTACGATCATCACTGGCTTTTTAGGAAGCGGCAAAACAACGCTGCTTAACCACATCCTCAGCAACCAGGAAGGACTGAAGACGGCTGTACTTGTCAATGAGTTCGGCGAAATCGGCATTGACAATGATCTGCTGATTACCACCGGAGAAAACGATGACAACATGGTGGAACTCAGCAATGGCTGTATCTGCTGCACTATCAATAATGACCTGATGGATGCTGTCTACCGAGTCCTGGAACGGCAAGATCAGATTGATTATCTGGTTGTAGAAACCACCGGACTGGCCGATCCACTGCCGATCGCTCTTACCTTCTTAGGAACGGAACTCCGCGATCTCACCCGTTTGGATTCCATTGTGACGGTGGTCGATTCCGAGAACTACAGCCTCGATTTGTTCAACAGTCAGGCGGCCTACAACCAGATTGCCTACGCCGATATTCTGCTGCTCAACAAAACGGATTTGGTGGACGAGGCCGATTTAGATTTGCTGGAAACCAAGATTCGGGACGTGAAGCAAGATGCCCGAATTCTGCGCACCACCAAGGCGCAAGTTCCTCTACCTTTGATTCTCAGTGTAGGACTGTTTGAGAGCGATCGCTATTTTGAAACCGAGTCGGATCAGCACCACGATCATCACGATCATTCCAATTGTGATCATGACCACGGCCATTGTGAACATGAGCATCACGACCATGATCACCACGATCATTCCAACTGCGATCATGATCATGGCCATTGCGAACACGATCACGACCATCACCACTCCAATCACCTAGAGATTGATGGGTTCACATCGATTTCCTTCCAGAGCGATCGCCCCCTCTCGATTCGCAAGTTCCAGCATTTTCTAGATAACTTGCTGCCAGCCAGCGTATTTCGCGCTAAGGGCATTCTCTGGTTTGACGAAAGCCCAAAACGGCATATCTTCCACCTCAGTGGTAAGCGATTCACCCTCGATGATGAAGAGTGGAAAGGCGAACCAAAGAATCAACTGGTGTTGATTGGTCAAAATCTCGATCAGGAAACCCTAAGGCAGCAATTAGAAGACTGCATCTGCATTCCATCAGTGAATCGCGGCAAAGGGTTTGGTAAATAG
- a CDS encoding RidA family protein, with protein MERYLISSNSVFEAQIGYSRAVVDGDWVFVSGTTGYNYATMTIADDVVVQAEQCFQNIEAALAQANCTLQDTVRIRYIFPDRQDFEPCWPVFQRYLGQIRPAATMIVAGLADPQMKLEIEVTARRR; from the coding sequence ATGGAACGTTACCTGATCTCCTCAAACTCAGTATTTGAAGCCCAGATTGGCTACTCTCGTGCCGTGGTTGATGGCGATTGGGTGTTTGTGTCGGGCACAACGGGATACAACTACGCCACGATGACCATTGCAGACGATGTCGTGGTTCAAGCTGAGCAGTGCTTTCAAAACATAGAAGCTGCCCTAGCCCAGGCCAATTGTACGCTACAGGATACTGTACGGATTCGCTATATTTTCCCCGATCGCCAGGATTTTGAACCCTGTTGGCCTGTGTTTCAACGCTACCTGGGACAGATCCGACCCGCCGCTACCATGATAGTCGCAGGTCTCGCCGATCCCCAGATGAAACTGGAAATCGAGGTTACGGCTCGTCGGCGATGA